tcggagttcaaactctgcgtttgtaacgacgAAAGcactacatatttacgcggatcagcctatagcagctgcctggaccttacattggtttctcgctcacttaccaggaaagtgcactggttttcggatctggaaacgcggggcagcgaccatataccaacttacctgtgtatagaaggtttcaccagctccaagtcctcgagaggcctcaaatacacctattggccgaaattcaaaatgttaatggaagactgtcGTACCAACGGCttatcatataacctagaggactcgatcaaggatgtcctgcagaataccacgcatacacatttgactagccacaagcgcaccgatttcggcatcgagcttgagaaacttcgcgcaatacgccgttgtgcagaacgaaggtaccgatgAACAAAGTTCATGGATGACTTGAGGCTGGCTAGACACGTTGAAAAGAAAATGctgcggcacatggataaactggctaggcgacgttggacatccatTTGAGAGTCGCTGAATCCACGAAAgtccctatcactgatatggtgaactgtccggggtcttagcacaaccttgtgTCAGTGACACCCGTtaacatctctggcacttcaccttcgatgcagagagattgacgtcgcagaatcttacTGTAGAAGagttgccggtgattccaatttcacagtatcaagaacgggagcatttgacaacccaccgccttCACGTGacccccgtatggaatgccagttttctatggatgaactagaggcggcactggcactgtgcagacgttcttgagcacccggacctgacggcattacctatcgtgccctttgtaatcttggagacgaagctcggaaggcactcttacgcctatacaacgactcctggcagactggtacggttccccaggcatgaaagtcaagtcgcctcattccactcctaaaggctggtaaatctcctttgcatattgcctcataccgtcctatcgcacttgccagttgtgtggggaaaacgatggaacgaatgattctaacacgaatggagtggtatttagaacACTACGAAATCTATTCAGTATctatgaccggattcaggcgcggccattcgtcaatcgacaacgttgttgatctggtgacatatgtacagcaccagaaagcctgtaagagactgtgcgccgccctgtttctagacgttaagggggctcacgacaatgtcacccatgaagccatccttagtgcttcggaaacagtaggtcttggtggcaagatatatatgtgggtgtacagctacttacagctgagatcattttacgtgatgacagcgaatggcccaacacctgttTACTACAGCAGCCGAGGAagtcctcagggaggagtgctaagccctacacttttcaacctaactgtcattggtctagtcgagcagctacctagcactgtagaactttctgtctatgatgatgacatctgcatttggacatcaagtgtgacaaggcctcagcttcgcgcccgccttcagaaggctgctacaatgactgcatgctaccttcgtaaacaaggcctcgaggtgtcctgtggaaaatgtgcagtggtagcgttcacgcggaaaccaatgtctgcttacagcatatcgattaatgaagaatacatatccttcagcagaagccacaagttcttgggagtcataatagatagaaacctgtcgtggactccacacgtgaactatgtgaagaagcggctgatcgcaacatgccacatgttcaaattctttgcaggaaaaaattggcgagtgcccataccatccatgctacaactgttgTGAGTGCtatttatcggattcttacggtacagcttacctgcaatatctaacaccagCAAGACGAACCTGCGTGCAATTCAGAGCTTTCAAGctcaagcacttaagatatgccttggattaccccgcagtgcttcaacggctgaaaccattgctatcgctcaagatcactcgataaagacgcatattattaccgagacaatgcgcatgcacctcaggcattatgccaggaccccttctcaccacctggcgagcctagctgctgaaagaccccgcacgacatacggcactattgtctacaagcatcgctcatcgtttactgagacatacgcacctgcatcaaagccacttcttcctccttggagcttgagtcggccgcgagttcacttaatgattccaggaatgaggagaaaatcggacttaataactcatgccctgaaacaactgagtctattcctactagAACAAAAATACAGTAACCAAGTGCCCATtcacacggatggctctactacgccgtctagttcaggtggagcagtggttataccatcacaaggggtaactcggtgttttaagacttcacatgtgacaacgtcgacgacggcagaactcgaggctctgtgCAATGCACTGTActtcatcaattcagaagaaagaccaggtaaatgggctgtgttttctgactcaaaaccagcgttacagtgcctgatagcAGTTCTGCGACGCGAATGCCacaaccagttgacctaccaaaccgtgaaacttcaccaccttttaatacaaaaagcccatgacatcgtctttcagggGTTACCtaggcattgtggtataggcggcaatgattctgcagatcatgctgcttgcacgtcacataaagaagcgaacaacGTTCTGATTCCGCTTTCATGAGCGGATGCAGCGAGGCAGAtttgtcaactggcccgcagcctcacactgactgagtggaacacaccaagcgtacgacgtacaagactgcacgagctcgacccttcactacaactccggcctccacccagcctacatcgacgtgcagcttcgcttctctatcgcctttggctgggagttgctttcacgaaagcttataccacgttaatcggaattactggcagtgcggcgtgcgatgtttgcggcaccgacgaaaatatcgaacacctgctgcgccattgtcctcaatttgcctcagatagacaagtacttgccaacgcaatgcggcgactggatgatcggcgtCTTTCTGTGCCGGTGCTATTaatgcaacgtccacatgcctcgacagcccacaaggcagtgaaagccctgctgtgtttcctgagaaagacaggcttgtgtgaacgcctcttacatgcggtagagttctacacgctgcagtgaaattactgtcagtctctccctcaccgtttttttcttttcgctctcttccttccttctcgtctttcttgtccccttccataatcccccagtgtagtgtagccaaccggatgtctttctggttaacctcactgccttctccccttttgttgcttcctcctcctcttcctgaacaggcggatcatgtcctcgatatacattgcgacactttcgttggtgagttggttcctagattcgagcgcagcctgcgccttttctttgcgatccgcgctagcataagtcgccagagcttgtcgccgaaattcctcccaggtcgtaaaggaagttttatggttctcataccacgtctttgcgaagtcctccaaagcaaagtatacgcggtggagcttctctctctcgtcccaaccattcaaacatGCCACTTCgtaaagaggttcagccaatattctacgtcttcatacgagtcgccatgaaatactggtggctggtgaggctgatttatcaccacttgggctaTATAGTGTTACAagacttgtcatggtggcggcgtccattgactgagttccccttggcgtgaagtggagtggactgaattctgatgaatcacctcgaagacggcgactggtcgtctgatgcacaggtgtcagctCCCCAGGATTAACTCGCTGGtagtcggggctacgctgtcttgcgttcgtagggctttgattcattacgcagcacctccagcagaaatgtaacgatgttgaaggactcggggtgtaataaaacgtatttattaaagggcgaacctgtgcccacaactcaaagggtctatggtcgtagcacgttacaacagaacaccaaagatgtctccttcttctacttcatcaagaagagtcccaagcgcgtggcgcacatcagcaggggccagctgggttcccgtgctatcatcatcgtctctgcgcaacactagacggcacGCATGTATGTCCTTGTGCGCGCGGTGGTGGGCGCGTTGTTtcaatgcaggcactatgtcgcggcaatatTAGGGCCTTCATACAAGGCCAATCTCAGACAGGTAATTAACTAATGACTACTACCCAATGCCGTTGTGAATGCATTTTGTGTTTCGCAAGTTCTTCAGATATGTTGTATCACTTCTCTTTAGGGAATTCTCTTTGTGACGCTTGTAACGTAGCAGTGCTGTGACTATGGCAACGCTGACGCCATTTGTAGGTGTAACTGTTGCAATATTCCTCCATAGCGAAAGCTGTGTATTGTGGTATTTACCCAACTTCTGTGGCGCGTACCAGCTGATGATGCCCACCTGCGTTACCGTGGATTCCAGACATCAAAGCCTCTACTAAGCACAGCATGGCTCATTTAAATTCTGTCGGGACCTCAACCAGCGCAATATTCCgaaagatattgattgatatgtagtgtttaacgtcccaaagcaacAATTTGATtccgagagacgctgtagtggaggcagggttctttaacgtgcacccaaatctgagcacacggtatTCCGAAAATGGGGAACAAATTAATGCACGAGACGAAAGTAGACAAGAGACTGTAAAAAGCTTTTGAACATTCAAGGCTTTGTTTCGTCGGCATCTTCACGCTCACCTTCAATACTTTCTCTCCGATCTTTTCCGACCCTTTCCTGTTCGCAACGCTGATTAGCCGATCTGAAAAATTATATGGGTGTACCTGTCAGTTTCTGTGACAATGAACGTTTCTGTTCTTCTTTCTCAtaaaatgacccccccccccctccccaactcCAGGGACCCAAGGCCTGAGGAAGGACGACACCACCATCCCGTCAGCCGACGAATTGCTAGAGCACGAGGGGAGTCCACTATGGCGTGACCTGGTGGCCAGGTTCCAGAGGGTGGCCGTGTGGGTCGTGTCACTGGGAGCAGTGCCTGGGCACGTGTGCCTAGTGCCCGATGGCCACAGGCGCTTTTCCAGGGACACCAGCACTGACCTGCGCCGGGTGTATGCTGTTGGGGCGCACAAGTACGCAAAGGTAGGTGGGCGTCCAAGGCGAGCGTATCCATACTCGAGCCAGTGGGGTACGTGGATGGGGGGGTTGTAGCCACCCcacataaaagaagaaaaaaacacactaTCTGACTGTCACGTATACAGTAGACGGAATCTCCTTAAGCATGTAATATTGTGCGGCAGAAGAATACAGAATCGCGCCAGGTGTCAAAGATTACGAATTTCGCAACGGTTAGGTGTTCAACGGCCCGCCCATTACAGAGTGCTCAGACATTTTTATATAACCATCAGCAGCAGATGTATCAAAAAAGTGAACTCTGCGCAGGTTCGCGTGTTGCCCAACGGCAGTGTTGATGGCCCTTCCCCGGTTCACAAAATAAATATTATTGCTTAGTGGGCAccaaacaagtgtgcttgcagccggCGTTTAAGAATATATTCTTAAGGTACACCATCTCCGCATTTTGCGCTTCATTGCTGGCAGTGCGGCTGTGCAGCTGAGTTTAACGAACCCGCCATGTTGATGAGACATAGAGACAGCGCACGCGTGAAATTGCTGAAGCGTGTGAAATAGTAAAGCAGGAGGGATGTGCTTGAGCCAACCTTCAATCGTTCTCGCAGATGCTGAGATTGCGTATCCACAGCATACTTGATTACGTGTTTGGTACAGGGGTGTAAAGGTTTTTTATGCCTTCATGTTTGCATATTTATTACAAGTTTTCTTCAATTAAACTCTAAGTTGTCAGGCAGCGCTTGAGTCGTGCACGTTCTTGTTTTTCGTTAATGTCCTTTTTATGCGCTGATTGTGAAAAGAATGTTAATTGTAATTGGCTGCTTATTACCTATAACGTGTGCAAGGCAGATTCTAAAGACAAAAGTGTTAAAAATTTGGTAGAAATTCAGTAGGAAGAGAACAGCACAACAAATGTTCGACAGAACAAATGTGCAATGCACAATCGGTCCAAGGCCTGCACAGGTACGAGCTCGACTCTTCCCAACAACATAAAAAAGCAATCGAATGATCAATCATCCTGCTAGGTACTAATACTTGTAAAGCAACAATCACGTGCACAGCACTGGAGTTCTCATTACTGTCAGTGCAGGGTATCTATCTTTGTTAGTAAATTCAATTCGTTTCTCTTTTCTGCAGGTGCGCGAGTGGTGGTTCCGGGCCGGGGTGGAAGTGCTGAGCGTCTTCATGTTCAGCGTGCGGAACTTCAGCCGGAACTCGTTCGACATGACCTCCGCGCTGAATCAGGCTACTCAGATACACGTTGACATCGTGGACAATGTGTGAGTGGGGATTCAATTAAATTGTCGATTCGCTGGCGCTTGCTATTGAGCGCTTTACATACTTTGCATGCGACATTGTGCTCCCGTATGATATGTTAGTAAAGCGCTTGTATATAGAACAGTCGACAGCGTAGAAAGGTAGAAGGAAATGGGACGTCCCACTCATGTTGGGCGGGAAATTGCCGAGTTCATCGCTTTTTGATTGTTCTTCTTCGAAAATATAGTACTGCAAAAGTTTAAGGAAAACCTGCCACGATGATGCAATAATTAGGCGTCTCTGAGAGAAAGCAGCTTGTTTGAATACCCGCGACAGGCCTGGTCATGTATCAAACGCGAATGTAAGAGCTTTTCTGGAAGGTACTATTAAATAATACGAAGAGACACCGAGAAAACTAACATCATTGCAGATCCACTTCCATTCTTTCTATCAGTAAATAGCTCAAATAAACACTCCATTTTCACTTAGAACATATACAAATTGCCGCCATCGTATGATTTTGTTGGTTATTTAAGAGCAATCCCTAACTGACAATGAAAACGATACTGCAAAAACGCTTCAGTTTTGTCGAAAAAAGTGCGACTTACGTAACGTACTTCGCGAATATCTCTGCATATATTTCCAGTGAAACTGTCATAGCGCGATCATCAGGGACGGCGGAAAGAGGGTGTGACACACAAAACTTGTGTGTCGTATTCTTTTGTCCACCGTTGCTAAAGTTCGTGCTATAACAgtttgaagagcgtgccaactgGCCCGCACATGTACTGTActtcccgtctttttttttcgcgcgcctTATGGTTAAGGTTAagaatgttgtaggtagccggcgtaTCTAGCCTGGCGTGCCTTCCGAGCTGCATTTGAGTGCAATTTGTGCACAGCCAGCGTTCTTTTCTAATGAGGCAAAGTCTAAATATTCTGCTCTCTTGCGTGCAACACCACGCACGAGTATGAAGCAACAAGCTGTGGGAGACACCGGGTGATAGTGTTACCACAAGGGGTTTCCTTCGCTTGCACCTAGTTGAGCGCATAAATGTCCTCGTATTTTGCCTGCATCGAAGTGCGGATAAGCTTTGAtgggtattgattgattgaattgggggtttaacgtcccaaaaccactatacgattatgagagacgccttagtgaagggctctggaaatttcgatagcctggggttctttaacgcgcactcaaatctgagtacacgggcctacaacatttccgcctccatcgaaaatggagccgccacagccgggatttgatcccgcgacctgtgggtcagcagccgactaccttagccactagaccaccgtggtggcgcTCGATGGGGAATTGAACCGACGCCCTAAAGCATAGCAGCTCATAAAGCCTTATCTGCTAGCTATAAAACGATGGGTTTAGTCCTAATGTGTTCCACATGCGTTCACCCAGCGTGGCGGTCTAGTGGTGACAGTGTTCAATATCCGGCCAGAAAACTGTGGGATCGAATCAAAGCCACGGCGGCCGCATCACTACGGAGGTGAAATGCTAGTTATTTAACTTTCGTGGTGAAAGAGTTTGAAGAATAAGGCCGAGGtaaagcacattcggcaagcattctcacaCCCCGAATGGaataccactaaccctcaagaggaacgtaacagctgcatcttaccagtACTGACCTACGGAGCACAGATCTTTACGCTTAGAAACAGGGTTTAACATAAATCAAAGACGACACAAAGAGCAACGAAATGTAAAAttttaggtgtaaccttgagaggcAGGAAGAGAGCAGCATGGGTCACGGACCAATTTGGTGTTgaggacatcatagttgaaatcaagaagtaaTGAACATGGGCTGAACAAGTAGCGCGTAGGTAGGATAACcgatggtcattaagggtaacttactgaattcccagagaagacaagtgCGTGAGGGTGATAAAGAAAAccaggtaggcagatgagattaagaagcttccAGGTATAAAGTGGAAGCATGCAGAAAGCACAGGATCTGGTTGACTGGCATAACATGGGGCGAGGCATTTGTCATGTATGGGAGTAGTCAGGCAGTGAATGGTGATGATAATGAAGATGATGATAAAGATGATGAAATGCTATAGAGGCTCATGCATTTAGATATAGGCATAGGCGTCGCAGGGCTCCCCTTCATGAAAGTTGAGGCGAAGGTTCGTCACAACGATCATCTTTCTATCAACTCTATTTAAGGGGCAGACTACGCTCCCCCCTCCCTAATAATCCGATGTATGGAGGCAGGCTTTGCACCAACCCCCCTCTTAGAGCACTGGCAAAGGTGCCTCACTCCTTTGCGCCTTGCCCGTACGCACACCTATGGATATAGGTACACTTTGAATAAACCCAAATGGTAAAAACATTCGGAGGCTTAAATAACAGTGCTCCTCATTATCAGATCATTACGCTGAGGCGTAAAATATAATTATTACCTGTTTAAGCATCATTCTTACTTACATGATCTGAACGCTATCTGACAGCAATATTCTGGTGTGGTTAAGTTCTCTTGTCTGAGCCCAGTAATCACGCTATCTCCTTTCTCAATCAGAGACGCGTTCCGCGCCATGGGAATGCAGTCCTGCGCTTGCGGTGACCTCGAGCGGCTACCCGAGGAACTGCGCTCTAGTCTGGCTCGCTCTGAGATCGCCACGTCCAGCATACGTGAGAAGAGGTAAGTGTGACGTCATCGCACATGCGCGTACGTTCAAGAGCGCTCCAGAGGTTTCTACATCCTCTGGCTAACATTTATAGCGGAGTTGTGTAGGTCCCTCGTGTCACTTGCTCGGATCTGTTCGCTTTCGTTGTTTCACGGATTCCGCGTAACATTGCCACAGAGAACAAGCGAAGTACTTGTCTTACAGTAACACTTTCGGTCATACCTATTTTAACAAATTGCCATCACGTGAATGCAGCCAGCCAATGTTTTCGATTGTGCGACAGCTTTTTCCTCATTCTAGTCATGAAATCGATGTCGTCAAAGCAACCGGTTGACTTCATCGTGTACTTACGAAACTCATTACTAATTACCGGCCATATTTTACATTTATACAGTCTCCCCCTCTATCTAGCCAGAAGACGCTTGTGCCTTGAAAACGACATTCAATTTGTTGCCCTTTCAGAAACATCTCATCTTCAACTTTTGTTATTAAGGCGACATGTTTTGAGGCATCTTCAGTCGCAAAAACTTCACCGTCGGTGACGTCAACGCAATGGATGCGAGATATGGCAACCTAAAAAATGAGTCACAATATTGTTATCAAG
This genomic interval from Rhipicephalus microplus isolate Deutch F79 chromosome 10, USDA_Rmic, whole genome shotgun sequence contains the following:
- the LOC142774282 gene encoding uncharacterized protein LOC142774282; translation: MNVPAPTGTQGLRKDDTTIPSADELLEHEGSPLWRDLVARFQRVAVWVVSLGAVPGHVCLVPDGHRRFSRDTSTDLRRVYAVGAHKYAKVREWWFRAGVEVLSVFMFSVRNFSRNSFDMTSALNQATQIHVDIVDNV